The following coding sequences are from one Arachis hypogaea cultivar Tifrunner chromosome 7, arahy.Tifrunner.gnm2.J5K5, whole genome shotgun sequence window:
- the LOC112703775 gene encoding zinc finger BED domain-containing protein DAYSLEEPER-like produces MRSRKKSIVWEYFTVKTVSPGCAKAYCKQCNKEFAYMTGSKQSGTSHLKRHISLGICLKNHQTPSGEDNVQPPKKHFTKAMSHDAHIPFDQEQCNDNIAKMIILHDYPLHIVEHQGFIDFVRLLQPQYNPLSLKDVQGDCVAMYLREKQNLLHVINGIPGRVNLTVDYWTSNQTLAYVFLRGHFIGGDWNLHHPILSVMMVPFPDSDNSLNQTILSCINDWHLEGRLFTITLDKLFSNGTLMGNLRCLLSVKNPVIFDGQLLSQNCYARVLSCLALDALSAMKETVGKIRESVKYVKSSEFHEEKFFALKRQLQVPSMMELLVDDQNKWDTVYRMLAAACELKEVFGCFDDSGPDYKMNLTMDDWKHVEKLCMCLKYLYDAANILTIRPYPTANLFFPEASNLLLELTHAAFSQDPFYSTLVMPLQEKFDRYWRESCLILAAAVAMDPRYKMKLVESTFARIFGQNSEPRLRIVEDGLHELFVEYIIQMLPSSATNGDEGNEATIVHKPEPEPEPKPCHEESLNGSLFAEDGLFDIELFISDFAGDHQFNSELSEYLEEPLEPQVQEFDILNWWRGKEWKYPTLSRMASDILSIPVSTLSADSAFDMQIRKMDSYRCSLGALTLEAITCTKDWFQYE; encoded by the coding sequence ATGCGAAGCCGAAAGAAATCTATTGTCTGGGAGTACTTCACTGTGAAAACTGTTAGCCCTGGATGTGCTAAGGCTTACTGTAAACAATGCAATAAGGAATTTGCATACATGACAGGTTCAAAACAATCTGGCACAAGCCATCTCAAGAGGCACATTTCATTAGGAATCTGTCTGAAAAATCACCAAACCCCTTCTGGAGAAGATAATGTTCAGCCGCCAAAGAAACATTTCACAAAAGCAATGTCTCACGATGCCCACATACCATTTGACCAGGAGCAATGCAATGACAACATAGCTAAGATGATCATTTTGCATGACTATCCACTTCATATTGTGGAACACCAGGGTTTCATTGATTTTGTGCGGTTACTTCAACCTCAGTACAATCCACTAAGCTTAAAAGATGTTCAAGGGGATTGCGTCGCAATGTACCTCAGAGAAAAGCAAAACCTCTTACATGTCATCAATGGGATTCCTGGACGAGTCAACCTTACTGTGGATTATTGGACTTCAAACCAGACATTGGCCTATGTTTTTCTTCGAGGACACTTCATTGGTGGTGATTGGAACTTACATCATCCCATTCTCAGTGTTATGATGGTGCCTTTTCCTGATTCTGACAATTCCTTGAATCAAACTATACTCTCTTGCATAAATGATTGGCATTTGGAGGGTCGGCTATTCACCATCACACTTGATAAGTTATTCTCAAATGGGACTTTGATGGGAAATCTCAGATGTCTCCTCTCTGTTAAGAACCCTGTGATCTTTGATGGTCAGTTATTAAGCCAGAACTGTTATGCTCGTGTGCTTAGTTGCCTTGCATTAGATGCACTGTCGGCAATGAAAGAAACTGTTGGTAAAATTCGCGAGAGTGTGAAGTATGTGAAATCTTCAGAATTTCATGAAGAGAAGTTTTTTGCGTTAAAGCGACAGCTTCAAGTCCCTAGTATGATGGAGCTCTTAGTTGATGATCAAAATAAATGGGATACAGTTTATCGAATGCTTGCTGCTGCCTGTGAATTAAAGGAAGTCTTTGGTTGCTTTGATGACTCCGGTCCTGATTATAAAATGAATCTTACTATGGACGACTGGAAGCATGTGGAAAAGCTCTGCATGTGTTTAAAGTATTTGTACGATGCAGCTAACATCTTAACTATTCGACCATACCCAACTGCAAACTTGTTTTTCCCTGAAGCATCAAACCTTTTGCTAGAGTTGACACACGCAGCATTCAGCCAGGACCCTTTCTACAGTACACTGGTTATGCCTTTGCAAGAGAAATTTGATCGGTATTGGAGAGAAAGCTGCCTCATCTTGGCTGCTGCTGTAGCCATGGACCCAAGGTATAAAATGAAACTTGTAGAATCCACTTTTGCGAGGATATTTGGTCAGAATTCTGAACCACGGCTAAGAATTGTTGAGGATGGTCTACATGAACTGTTTGTTGAATATATCATACAAATGCTTCCTTCTTCAGCAACAAATGGTGATGAAGGGAACGAGGCTACTATAGTGCACAAGCCTGAGCCTGAGCCTGAGCCCAAGCCCTGCCATGAAGAGTCACTTAATGGATCTCTCTTTGCTGAAGATGGGCTTTTTGATATTGAACTTTTTATATCTGACTTCGCTGGTGACCATCAATTTAATTCAGAATTGAGTGAGTATTTGGAAGAACCTCTGGAGCCTCAagtacaagaatttgatattctAAACTGGTGGAGAGGAAAGGAATGGAAGTACCCCACTTTGTCTAGAATGGCATCTGATATTTTGTCTATACCTGTATCCACTCTTTCTGCAGATTCTGCTTTTGACATGCAAATTAGAAAAATGGATAGCTATAGGTGTTCGTTGGGGGCTCTAACTCTTGAAGCCATTACATGTACCAAGGATTGGTTCCAGTACGAATAA